One stretch of Bacteroidota bacterium DNA includes these proteins:
- a CDS encoding family 43 glycosylhydrolase, producing the protein MKKSIIIGIASLMLQSAIGFSQTFSTKTFTNPVIPGDHSDCTLTQVGNDFYTTGSSFNPTPVIYHSTDLVHWEAIAQPVSGAWSEYGDRPSGGCWGGQLVYYANQYWDFFSHNGSMWFVTAEKPSGPWNMPVKVKNPPELSYSLGYDNSIFIDDNGKWYMIVKNGQPNNGIVELGNDGQPTGVVYDLNWLNTLNNHFPYSWAEGPVMWKENGYYYYSFARDVSGGQKVMRSKTLSADQSSWSTPVNLFNENDPDRPKAIFSGPNHASAVVKLKDGTNWLLHPVWARANNNEWFGQGRQGLLNQV; encoded by the coding sequence ATGAAAAAATCAATTATAATTGGAATAGCAAGTTTGATGTTACAATCTGCAATCGGATTTAGCCAGACTTTTTCAACTAAAACATTTACCAATCCCGTTATCCCTGGTGATCATTCCGATTGTACCTTAACTCAGGTGGGTAATGATTTTTATACTACCGGCTCATCTTTTAATCCCACCCCGGTGATTTATCATTCTACTGATTTGGTCCATTGGGAGGCAATCGCACAACCTGTATCGGGCGCATGGAGCGAATATGGAGACAGGCCCTCTGGCGGATGTTGGGGCGGTCAGCTGGTGTATTATGCGAATCAATATTGGGACTTCTTTTCCCATAATGGTTCTATGTGGTTTGTGACTGCTGAAAAACCTTCCGGTCCCTGGAATATGCCCGTCAAAGTTAAAAATCCGCCAGAACTGTCTTATTCTTTAGGTTATGATAATTCTATCTTCATTGACGATAATGGGAAATGGTATATGATTGTGAAAAATGGACAACCTAACAATGGAATTGTTGAATTGGGAAATGACGGACAACCGACTGGGGTGGTGTATGATTTGAATTGGTTAAATACCCTGAACAATCACTTCCCCTATAGTTGGGCAGAAGGCCCTGTTATGTGGAAAGAAAATGGATATTATTACTATTCTTTTGCCCGTGATGTTTCGGGTGGACAAAAAGTAATGCGAAGTAAAACCTTGTCGGCTGACCAATCTTCATGGTCTACTCCTGTGAATTTGTTCAATGAAAATGATCCGGACAGGCCTAAGGCAATTTTCTCCGGTCCTAATCATGCTTCTGCAGTTGTTAAACTGAAAGATGGAACGAACTGGTTGTTGCATCCTGTTTGGGCAAGGGCAAATAATAATGAATGGTTTGGCCAGGGAAGACAGGGATTATTAAACCAGGT